A DNA window from Mycolicibacter hiberniae contains the following coding sequences:
- a CDS encoding alpha/beta hydrolase, whose product MAFPTLSQVEGARWDFLRANATAWSSLAHTWEAAFTEIRDASASPGGTQWTGAGAEAFQQRAAADVVKVRGAADLLVKAAGIASRGADTQDGNKQSVLDAVNAAEREDFHVGEFFSVTDTWTYYTSAAEQAERENEAQRHADFITCRVHTLANNEDAIARNLTTTTAGLQGFTLPDEGTDGGAGAVDNHTPRPPPQDPKQFAQWWNRLTQAEKDAVYDRDHFIGNHPGMPFEDKTHYNMDRHLPELMANAQSNADTMQARFGQLARQVYMGDHSTATGSEMAELGPKLQAAKHSLAEYQGVQQAMHADPDGPSRYLGYLDDHGRAAVSIGNPDTARRNAVLVPGTGQDLTTMSGAADKSLRMFRAAHTADPNLLAGDVAVTTWMAYDRPMDVLQAAHTSYAHNGAAGLDSFEAGMRASHLGAPSLDTVIGHSYGSTLVGAASTDGHHLAADNVIAVGSPGMFADCASGLDLNPAAQVFASRADNDIITMATGFTLGPDPTTVDFGAIRLAADPGPPGIFGIPGTSIAAHSSYWDQGNRALLDFGAVIAGVQPPYVVVP is encoded by the coding sequence ATGGCTTTTCCGACGCTGTCGCAGGTCGAGGGCGCGCGCTGGGATTTCCTGCGGGCCAACGCCACCGCCTGGAGCAGCCTCGCCCACACATGGGAAGCCGCGTTCACCGAAATCCGCGACGCCTCGGCCAGCCCGGGCGGCACGCAGTGGACCGGCGCCGGCGCCGAAGCGTTCCAGCAGCGCGCCGCCGCCGACGTGGTGAAGGTCCGCGGCGCCGCCGACCTACTGGTGAAGGCCGCAGGTATCGCCAGCCGCGGCGCCGACACCCAAGACGGGAACAAGCAATCCGTGCTCGACGCCGTCAACGCCGCCGAGCGCGAAGACTTCCATGTCGGCGAATTCTTCTCCGTCACCGACACCTGGACCTACTACACCTCCGCCGCCGAACAGGCCGAGCGTGAAAACGAAGCCCAACGCCACGCCGACTTCATCACCTGCCGAGTCCACACCCTGGCCAACAACGAAGACGCAATCGCCCGCAACCTCACCACCACCACCGCAGGCCTACAGGGGTTCACGCTCCCGGACGAGGGCACCGACGGCGGCGCCGGTGCCGTCGATAACCACACACCGAGACCACCGCCGCAGGACCCGAAGCAGTTCGCGCAGTGGTGGAACCGATTGACGCAAGCAGAGAAAGACGCCGTCTACGACCGCGACCACTTCATCGGCAACCACCCGGGGATGCCGTTCGAAGACAAGACCCACTACAACATGGACCGGCATCTGCCCGAGCTGATGGCCAACGCCCAGTCCAACGCCGATACGATGCAAGCACGCTTTGGCCAACTTGCCCGCCAGGTGTACATGGGCGACCACAGCACAGCAACCGGCAGCGAAATGGCAGAACTTGGGCCGAAACTGCAGGCGGCCAAGCACTCTCTGGCGGAGTATCAAGGTGTGCAGCAAGCCATGCACGCCGACCCCGACGGCCCGTCGCGCTACCTTGGCTACCTTGACGACCACGGACGCGCCGCGGTCTCCATCGGTAATCCCGACACGGCCAGGCGCAACGCCGTCCTCGTCCCCGGCACCGGCCAGGATCTCACCACCATGAGCGGCGCCGCCGATAAATCACTGCGCATGTTCCGAGCCGCGCACACTGCTGACCCCAATCTGCTTGCCGGCGATGTGGCGGTGACGACGTGGATGGCGTATGACCGTCCCATGGACGTACTTCAGGCGGCGCACACCAGCTACGCCCACAATGGCGCAGCGGGACTGGATAGCTTCGAAGCCGGGATGCGCGCGTCCCATCTCGGGGCACCGTCACTGGACACCGTGATCGGGCACAGCTACGGCTCGACCTTGGTCGGCGCCGCGTCCACCGACGGGCATCACCTTGCCGCCGACAACGTCATCGCCGTGGGCAGCCCCGGCATGTTCGCCGACTGTGCGAGCGGACTCGACCTGAACCCCGCCGCCCAGGTCTTCGCCTCCAGGGCGGACAACGACATCATCACCATGGCTACCGGATTCACATTGGGACCCGACCCCACAACGGTGGACTTCGGGGCCATTCGCCTCGCTGCTGATCCCGGACCACCGGGCATCTTCGGCATTCCCGGCACCAGCATCGCCGCCCACAGCAGCTATTGGGATCAGGGCAATCGAGCCCTGCTTGACTTCGGCGCCGTCATCGCCGGTGTCCAACCGCCGTATGTGGTGGTGCCGTGA
- a CDS encoding type VII secretion target: MTSPALRVTPVSLRTLAQRCAALSGQVAPALPAASGSAWQSSGAAARTTNVATSMAATALRSRMTASSAKLATAAHEYETMDNNGAAALAAVPQGGGRFTPLVPRGTGVDGGAAGGLGTPR, translated from the coding sequence ATGACCTCCCCCGCCCTGCGGGTTACCCCGGTCAGCCTGCGCACGCTGGCGCAGCGCTGCGCGGCACTGTCGGGTCAGGTCGCGCCGGCACTTCCCGCAGCTAGCGGATCCGCATGGCAGTCCAGCGGCGCGGCGGCGAGGACCACAAATGTCGCCACCAGCATGGCGGCGACGGCCCTGCGTAGCCGGATGACGGCCAGCTCGGCAAAACTCGCCACCGCCGCACATGAGTACGAAACAATGGACAACAACGGCGCCGCTGCCCTGGCCGCAGTTCCCCAGGGCGGCGGGAGGTTCACCCCGCTGGTCCCGCGCGGCACCGGTGTCGACGGCGGCGCGGCCGGCGGACTCGGGACACCGAGGTAG
- the mgtA gene encoding magnesium-translocating P-type ATPase, with amino-acid sequence MAVTSADAPAAAHLERVADATVTDVLTHLGTSADGLSAEEARARIQRFGGNVVGTHRVSALAVLRRQLSNAILGLLAVTAALSYALGDRTQAVIIGIILAVSVGLGFFNEYRAEKASAALHTAIRHQAVARRDGRFQRVDVSELVPGDVIRLSIGELVPADVRLIEVTGLECNESILTGESSQSEKSSAPCPPGTSLADMHNVAFMGTVVNSGAATGVVFATGAQAQFGRIAVGLGEHQPETTFQTGLRHFSYLLLRVALTLTVVIVVINMLLGRPVIDAALFALAIAVGITPQLLPAIVSTSLATGSRKLAEKKVLVKRLVCIEDLGDIDILITDKTGTLTHGQVAFIDAVTASGEHSDPLLRYGLMATDVDPATGGASANELDAALWSGRQPLGGGVARVGFLPFDHTRRASSALIDEGGRRTLVVKGAPEQMLERCEAVAPEAHGTLSALFADGQRVVAVATRAADELKTVTASDETGLMLQGFLVFADTPKAEARESLAQLAALGIDVKIATGDNPQVAENVCADLGLASKGTLTGAELEQIDDADLDKVLHERTIFARISPTQKERIVSSLRRTGRSVGFLGDGVNDALALHSADVGISVDSATDVAKDAADVILLEKDLGVLASGVAEGRRIFANTIKYVLMGTSSNFGTMFSAAAASAVLPFLPMLPSQILLNNLLYDTSQLAIPADRVDADQLQTPSHWDVGSIHRFMLTFGPVSSLFDFLTFGLMLGVLHAGEAEFRTGWFVESLATQVLVIYVVRTKKVPFFTSRPGGALVASTAAVLVLGLVLTFSPVGAEFGFTALPWVFFAAMVALTVGYLALVDATKLVFYSEPVQSAAEQLRTRGPAHRLGRRVARFDLPLLAKLPAVRARSAG; translated from the coding sequence ATGGCCGTCACATCGGCCGACGCGCCTGCGGCGGCCCACCTCGAGCGGGTTGCCGACGCCACGGTGACCGATGTCTTGACCCATCTGGGCACCTCGGCCGACGGGTTGTCTGCCGAGGAAGCCCGGGCCCGGATACAACGGTTCGGCGGCAACGTCGTGGGCACGCACCGGGTGAGTGCGCTCGCGGTGCTGCGCCGTCAGCTCTCGAACGCAATCCTCGGGCTTCTCGCCGTGACAGCCGCCCTGTCCTATGCGCTCGGTGACCGCACCCAGGCCGTCATCATCGGCATCATCCTCGCCGTCAGCGTCGGCCTGGGCTTTTTCAACGAGTACCGCGCAGAGAAGGCCTCCGCCGCGCTGCACACCGCGATCCGGCACCAGGCGGTGGCGCGGCGAGACGGCCGGTTCCAGCGCGTCGACGTCAGCGAACTCGTGCCCGGCGATGTGATCCGGCTCAGTATCGGCGAGTTGGTTCCCGCCGACGTGCGCCTCATCGAGGTCACCGGGCTGGAGTGCAACGAAAGCATCCTCACCGGTGAATCCAGCCAATCGGAGAAGTCCAGCGCGCCGTGCCCGCCAGGCACGTCGCTGGCCGACATGCACAACGTGGCGTTCATGGGGACCGTGGTCAACTCCGGCGCGGCGACCGGGGTCGTGTTCGCCACCGGCGCGCAGGCCCAGTTCGGCCGGATCGCCGTCGGTCTGGGCGAGCACCAGCCCGAGACGACATTCCAGACCGGTCTGCGCCACTTCTCCTATCTGCTGCTGCGGGTGGCGTTGACGCTGACGGTGGTCATCGTCGTGATCAACATGCTGCTGGGCCGGCCGGTGATCGATGCGGCCCTGTTCGCCCTCGCGATCGCGGTCGGGATCACCCCGCAGCTGCTGCCGGCGATCGTCAGCACCAGCCTGGCAACCGGCTCACGCAAGCTGGCCGAAAAGAAGGTGCTGGTCAAACGCCTGGTCTGCATCGAGGACCTCGGCGACATCGACATCCTCATCACGGACAAGACCGGGACGCTCACCCATGGCCAGGTCGCCTTCATCGATGCGGTTACCGCGTCCGGGGAGCACTCGGATCCGCTGCTGCGTTACGGGTTGATGGCCACCGATGTCGACCCGGCCACCGGCGGCGCCAGTGCCAACGAGCTGGACGCGGCGCTGTGGTCGGGTCGGCAACCGCTCGGCGGTGGCGTGGCGCGGGTCGGTTTCCTGCCCTTCGATCACACTCGGCGGGCCAGTTCGGCGCTCATCGACGAGGGCGGCCGCCGGACCCTGGTGGTCAAAGGCGCACCCGAGCAGATGCTGGAGCGCTGCGAGGCCGTCGCGCCCGAGGCACACGGGACGCTGTCGGCGTTGTTCGCCGACGGGCAGCGCGTCGTCGCGGTGGCCACCCGTGCCGCTGATGAACTCAAGACCGTGACTGCCTCCGACGAGACGGGTCTGATGCTGCAGGGTTTCCTCGTCTTCGCCGACACCCCCAAAGCGGAGGCCCGGGAATCGCTGGCGCAGCTGGCGGCGCTGGGCATCGACGTCAAGATCGCCACCGGTGACAATCCCCAGGTCGCCGAAAACGTGTGTGCTGACCTGGGTTTGGCGTCAAAGGGCACCCTGACCGGGGCGGAGCTCGAGCAGATCGATGACGCCGATTTGGACAAGGTCCTGCACGAGCGGACGATCTTCGCGCGGATCTCACCGACCCAGAAGGAGCGCATCGTCTCCTCGCTGCGGCGCACCGGCCGTTCGGTGGGTTTCCTCGGTGACGGCGTCAACGACGCGCTGGCACTGCATTCGGCCGACGTCGGCATTTCGGTCGACTCCGCCACCGATGTCGCCAAGGACGCCGCGGATGTCATTCTCTTGGAGAAAGACCTCGGCGTGCTGGCCTCCGGGGTTGCGGAGGGACGGCGGATCTTCGCCAACACGATCAAGTACGTACTGATGGGGACGTCGAGCAACTTCGGGACGATGTTCAGCGCGGCCGCCGCATCGGCAGTGCTGCCGTTCCTGCCGATGCTGCCCAGCCAGATCCTGCTGAACAACCTGCTCTACGACACCTCGCAGCTGGCGATTCCGGCCGACCGGGTTGACGCGGACCAGTTGCAGACGCCCTCGCACTGGGACGTGGGGTCTATCCACCGCTTCATGCTGACGTTCGGGCCGGTGAGTTCGCTGTTCGACTTCCTGACCTTCGGACTGATGCTCGGGGTCCTGCACGCCGGGGAAGCCGAGTTCCGCACGGGTTGGTTCGTCGAATCACTTGCCACGCAGGTACTGGTCATCTATGTGGTGCGTACGAAGAAGGTTCCGTTCTTCACCAGCCGGCCCGGCGGCGCGCTGGTCGCCTCCACCGCCGCCGTGCTGGTGTTGGGACTCGTGCTGACGTTCTCCCCCGTTGGGGCCGAGTTCGGGTTCACCGCCCTGCCGTGGGTGTTCTTCGCCGCGATGGTCGCGTTGACGGTCGGCTACCTGGCGCTGGTCGATGCCACCAAGTTGGTGTTCTACAGCGAACCCGTGCAGAGCGCCGCCGAGCAGCTCCGTACCCGCGGGCCGGCGCACCGGTTGGGCCGGCGCGTCGCGCGGTTCGACCTCCCGCTGCTGGCGAAGCTACCGGCCGTCAGAGCCCGTAGCGCTGGATGA
- a CDS encoding NAD(P)/FAD-dependent oxidoreductase has translation MSANNARLSSLRNPHVVVIGGGYAGALAANRLQQNPDLHITIINPRPVFVERVRLHEFVAGSGDATVDLAALLGDRVNLIVDTATRIDAAARTVELASGSLVSYDYLLYAVGSTGTVPEGVAGARAHAYPIGELEQAERLRAAVDLLPDDAPICVVGGGLTGIEAASELAEQRPHAKVSLLCGGILAAAVGEKARASVRRQLTKLGVSVEDEALVEEVLADRVRLSDGRSLPSGVTVWTAGFGVPDLATRSGLTTDSIGRLVTDESLTSIDDPWIFGAGDASAPAGPPLRMSCQAAMPLAARATSTVLARIAGSEVKVLNQSFVGSNISIGRRHGTIAVAHHDDSPRSLYIGGRLAAFIKEMVCTTVVKQIAKESRKPGSYRWPGANKAPVPVKSAVG, from the coding sequence ATGTCTGCCAACAACGCACGACTGAGCTCATTGCGAAATCCCCATGTGGTCGTGATCGGTGGCGGCTACGCCGGAGCCCTGGCGGCGAATCGGCTGCAGCAGAACCCCGATCTCCACATCACGATCATCAATCCGCGCCCCGTCTTCGTCGAACGGGTGCGCCTGCACGAGTTCGTCGCCGGAAGTGGCGACGCCACAGTCGACCTGGCCGCCCTCTTGGGGGACCGGGTCAACCTCATCGTCGATACGGCCACCAGAATCGACGCGGCTGCCCGTACCGTCGAGCTGGCCTCCGGTTCGCTCGTCTCCTACGACTATCTGCTCTACGCGGTGGGCAGCACGGGGACGGTGCCCGAAGGTGTTGCGGGTGCACGTGCCCACGCCTATCCCATCGGCGAGCTCGAACAGGCCGAGCGTCTGCGCGCCGCGGTCGATCTGCTGCCGGATGACGCGCCGATCTGCGTGGTGGGTGGCGGACTGACCGGAATCGAAGCCGCCTCCGAACTGGCCGAGCAGCGCCCCCACGCCAAGGTGTCGCTGCTGTGTGGCGGCATCCTGGCTGCCGCGGTGGGGGAGAAAGCCCGAGCATCGGTGCGCAGACAACTCACCAAGCTCGGCGTGAGCGTCGAGGACGAAGCGCTGGTCGAAGAAGTCCTCGCAGACCGTGTCCGCTTGTCCGACGGTCGTAGTCTCCCCAGCGGCGTCACCGTGTGGACCGCCGGCTTCGGCGTCCCTGACTTGGCCACTCGCAGTGGGCTGACCACCGACAGCATCGGCCGGCTGGTCACCGATGAAAGCCTCACCAGCATTGACGATCCCTGGATCTTCGGGGCTGGAGACGCATCGGCACCGGCAGGTCCGCCGCTGCGGATGAGCTGCCAGGCGGCGATGCCGCTGGCTGCTCGGGCCACCAGTACCGTGCTCGCGCGCATCGCGGGCAGTGAGGTGAAGGTTCTCAATCAGTCCTTCGTGGGCTCGAACATCAGCATTGGGCGCCGGCACGGCACCATCGCCGTCGCACACCACGATGATTCGCCACGCAGCCTCTACATCGGCGGAAGACTCGCGGCCTTCATCAAAGAGATGGTCTGCACCACTGTCGTCAAGCAGATCGCCAAAGAGAGTCGCAAGCCCGGCAGTTACCGGTGGCCAGGAGCCAACAAGGCGCCGGTGCCGGTGAAGTCGGCGGTCGGATAA
- a CDS encoding chymotrypsin family serine protease, whose amino-acid sequence MVILGGGAVIVVDGGNYCTLTAIGHDRSGDVVGFTGALCGGPGAPVAVGGSDATVGAVVAVNGELRYAVIRFDVPDLLPVSDYAGVVVNDIGADPMFDSLVCKYGPGTPGICDRITFDGWPRMTMFGQFEAGDVGAPVTQGGRLVGLVYGGAATLGGKYRPSKPLTYFTKFSAILADVNAGDGPGSGFVPIGS is encoded by the coding sequence ATGGTGATCTTGGGCGGGGGAGCCGTCATCGTGGTTGATGGCGGCAACTACTGCACATTGACCGCGATCGGACATGATCGGTCTGGCGATGTGGTGGGCTTCACCGGAGCACTGTGCGGCGGACCGGGTGCTCCCGTCGCAGTCGGGGGATCAGACGCCACCGTGGGCGCCGTTGTGGCCGTCAACGGCGAACTTCGCTATGCGGTGATCAGATTCGATGTGCCCGATCTGCTCCCGGTGTCGGACTACGCCGGCGTCGTGGTCAACGACATCGGTGCGGATCCGATGTTCGATTCGCTCGTGTGTAAATACGGGCCCGGCACCCCTGGCATCTGCGACCGCATTACGTTCGACGGCTGGCCGCGTATGACGATGTTTGGGCAGTTCGAGGCGGGGGATGTGGGAGCGCCGGTGACTCAGGGCGGCCGGCTGGTCGGCCTGGTCTACGGCGGTGCCGCGACCCTGGGGGGCAAGTACAGGCCCTCGAAGCCGCTGACCTACTTCACGAAATTCAGCGCGATCCTGGCCGACGTCAACGCCGGCGACGGCCCGGGCAGTGGCTTCGTCCCGATCGGAAGCTGA
- a CDS encoding esterase/lipase family protein produces the protein MRRRLLLSLLVLSVIAGLGAGCSSRAPEHGGRAVVIVSGGAATSPFTTPEQACASGLAAGNTDTALRQDLLDHGYAVYTSPAMAGRGPVTDQDGFGAFGDCPITLAANMTVNSTGSIDTAGEHLARFLTYLRDTHGVSEIDVVAHSMGGLYSRAAFRVLQSLDSPIRIRSLTTLGTPWQGSYLSDYANGISPLSGCQQDRFCENAMKGFQTEVQRLMAGSGREVNSAYLMGPDGWNEDQAGVLDQVPVTLIGGNRFGAPAPGADAAVWPNDGIVALSSALATDISDRVLPHRQCFTTDDTHSIYVSDLAGLRWDTALTWDPGVLDVVREAIDSAEQAMTTPNRRDCPPV, from the coding sequence GTGCGACGTCGTCTGCTGCTCAGCCTGCTCGTTCTCTCGGTCATCGCCGGGCTCGGCGCCGGATGCTCCTCGCGCGCACCGGAGCACGGCGGGCGGGCGGTGGTGATCGTGTCCGGCGGGGCCGCCACCAGCCCGTTCACCACACCCGAGCAGGCGTGCGCGTCGGGGCTGGCGGCCGGCAACACCGACACCGCGTTGCGGCAGGACCTGCTCGACCACGGCTACGCCGTCTACACCTCACCGGCGATGGCCGGCCGCGGCCCCGTGACCGATCAGGACGGTTTCGGCGCCTTCGGGGACTGCCCGATCACCCTGGCGGCGAACATGACGGTCAATTCGACCGGCAGCATCGACACCGCCGGCGAGCACCTGGCCCGGTTCCTGACCTACCTGCGCGACACCCACGGTGTCAGCGAGATCGACGTGGTGGCCCACTCGATGGGCGGACTGTACTCGCGCGCGGCGTTCCGGGTACTGCAGAGCCTGGATTCGCCGATCCGCATCCGCTCGCTGACCACTCTGGGCACCCCGTGGCAGGGCTCCTACCTGTCGGACTACGCCAACGGGATCTCCCCGCTGTCGGGCTGCCAGCAGGATCGATTCTGCGAGAACGCGATGAAGGGCTTCCAGACCGAGGTGCAACGGCTGATGGCCGGCTCGGGCCGTGAGGTCAACAGCGCGTACCTGATGGGGCCCGACGGCTGGAACGAAGACCAGGCCGGCGTGCTGGATCAGGTCCCGGTCACCCTGATCGGCGGCAACCGGTTCGGCGCGCCCGCCCCCGGCGCCGATGCGGCGGTGTGGCCCAACGACGGAATCGTCGCGCTGTCCAGTGCGCTGGCCACAGACATCAGTGACCGTGTCCTGCCGCATCGGCAGTGCTTCACCACCGATGACACCCACAGCATCTACGTCTCCGATCTGGCCGGCTTGCGCTGGGACACGGCACTGACCTGGGATCCTGGCGTCCTCGACGTGGTGCGCGAAGCCATCGACTCCGCGGAGCAGGCAATGACGACACCGAACCGTCGAGACTGCCCGCCGGTCTGA
- a CDS encoding molybdopterin-dependent oxidoreductase: MTTVDLPLPDARSATAHGTSTTHTQCTLCEAHCGIAVTVTDGKVSRIQGNPDDVFSHGYICPKATALAGLHEDPDRLRTPVRRVGDDFEPVSWEEALADIGTRLRRVRKAHGSRALGMYLGNPAAHSSGAVYGLMLRAALLTPNFFSASSIDQMPHEYAAWKVFGSNILIPITDIDRTQRLVILGANPAVSNGSLSIMPGAKRRIKAVRDRGGTVVVIDPRRTETAKLADQHIAVRPGGDAYLLLGMLHVLINENLCDTAAIAEQSVGMPQLRRLVAGASPEAVADRAGVDAETIYALARDHAAADSAALYCRIGICQQETGTLVSWLVMVINAVTGNLDRPGGTMFSTPIADVPRLAKYIPAGYGAWTDRSGRHKSFRSELPSVVMADEILTEGEGQIKAMITCAGNPVSSIPHKGRLDEALASLDLYVAVDMYITETSRHADYILPPVSPLEREDVGLLLTVFSVRNNVRYQRRTFEPPTDTKDDWEILSLLALELLPTPLRQLVAPLRKPLIKAINPLHMARFTLASGPYGWMRKGRKGISMRKLRKSAGGLDLGALQPRLRKVIATRDRKVALAPEEFVAAATALLEGPGDATSGYDLQLIGRRQLRSNNSWLHNVPSMTSGSNQCTLHMHSKDAKARGLDEGDLVQVTSDMGKIEVPLHLSDDMRPGTVSIPHGWGHRGTGWRHAESLPGANVNDLHDPSRVDTFTGTAAVNNTWVAVNAVATAPATQA; encoded by the coding sequence ATGACAACGGTCGACCTGCCCCTGCCGGACGCGCGGAGTGCGACGGCCCACGGCACGAGCACAACCCACACCCAGTGCACGCTGTGCGAGGCGCACTGCGGCATCGCCGTCACGGTGACCGACGGGAAGGTCAGCCGCATCCAGGGCAACCCCGACGACGTCTTCTCGCACGGCTACATCTGCCCGAAGGCGACCGCGTTGGCCGGACTGCACGAGGACCCCGACCGGCTGCGCACGCCCGTGCGGCGGGTGGGGGACGACTTCGAGCCGGTCAGCTGGGAAGAGGCCCTCGCCGACATCGGCACCCGGCTGCGCCGCGTCCGTAAGGCGCACGGCAGTCGGGCGCTGGGCATGTACCTGGGCAATCCTGCTGCACACAGTTCCGGAGCGGTCTACGGCCTGATGCTGCGCGCGGCGCTGCTGACGCCCAACTTCTTCTCCGCGTCATCCATCGATCAGATGCCGCACGAGTACGCGGCCTGGAAGGTGTTCGGCTCCAACATCCTCATCCCGATCACCGACATCGACCGGACGCAGCGTCTGGTGATCCTCGGCGCCAACCCGGCGGTGTCCAATGGGTCGCTGTCGATCATGCCCGGCGCCAAACGTCGCATCAAAGCGGTACGCGATCGCGGCGGGACCGTCGTCGTGATCGACCCGCGGCGCACCGAGACCGCCAAGCTGGCGGATCAGCACATCGCGGTGCGCCCCGGCGGCGACGCGTATCTGCTGCTGGGCATGCTTCACGTCCTGATCAACGAGAATCTTTGCGACACCGCGGCAATCGCCGAGCAGTCGGTCGGCATGCCGCAGCTGCGCCGCCTGGTGGCCGGCGCCTCCCCCGAGGCGGTCGCCGATCGCGCCGGAGTCGACGCGGAGACCATCTACGCCTTGGCCCGCGACCACGCGGCGGCCGATTCCGCGGCGCTCTACTGCCGGATCGGCATCTGCCAGCAGGAGACCGGGACGCTGGTGAGCTGGCTGGTGATGGTGATCAACGCGGTCACCGGCAACCTGGACCGGCCGGGCGGCACCATGTTCTCCACGCCGATTGCCGACGTTCCCCGCCTCGCGAAGTACATTCCGGCGGGCTACGGCGCGTGGACGGACCGCTCCGGACGTCACAAGTCCTTCCGCAGCGAGCTTCCCTCTGTCGTCATGGCCGACGAGATCCTGACCGAGGGCGAGGGCCAGATCAAGGCGATGATCACCTGCGCCGGAAACCCGGTGTCGTCGATCCCGCACAAGGGCCGGCTGGACGAGGCTTTGGCCTCGCTGGATCTGTATGTCGCGGTGGATATGTACATCACCGAGACGAGCCGGCATGCGGACTACATCCTGCCGCCCGTCTCGCCGCTGGAGCGCGAAGACGTCGGGCTGCTCCTCACGGTTTTCAGTGTCCGCAACAACGTCCGGTATCAGCGCCGGACGTTCGAACCGCCGACGGACACCAAGGACGACTGGGAGATCCTCAGTCTGCTCGCGCTGGAACTGCTTCCGACTCCCCTGCGGCAGCTGGTGGCGCCGCTGCGTAAGCCGCTGATCAAAGCGATCAATCCGCTGCACATGGCCCGCTTCACCCTGGCGTCCGGACCTTATGGCTGGATGCGCAAGGGCCGCAAGGGAATTTCGATGCGAAAACTGCGCAAGAGCGCGGGCGGACTGGACCTGGGTGCGCTGCAGCCCCGGCTGCGCAAGGTGATCGCCACGCGCGATCGCAAGGTTGCGCTCGCACCGGAGGAGTTCGTTGCGGCGGCCACCGCACTGCTCGAGGGGCCCGGCGATGCCACCAGCGGCTACGACCTTCAGCTCATCGGGCGACGCCAGCTGCGCAGCAACAACTCATGGCTGCACAACGTGCCCTCGATGACCAGCGGCAGCAACCAATGCACGCTGCACATGCACTCCAAGGACGCCAAGGCCCGCGGCCTCGACGAGGGCGACCTGGTCCAGGTGACCTCCGATATGGGCAAGATCGAGGTTCCGCTGCACCTCAGCGACGACATGCGGCCCGGCACCGTTTCGATTCCCCATGGCTGGGGCCACCGCGGCACGGGCTGGCGTCATGCGGAATCCCTGCCCGGCGCCAACGTCAACGACCTGCATGACCCCAGCCGGGTGGACACGTTCACCGGGACGGCCGCGGTCAACAACACCTGGGTCGCCGTCAACGCCGTCGCGACGGCGCCTGCCACGCAGGCTTAG
- a CDS encoding oxygenase MpaB family protein: MTQDMSETCPAASETPIAAGCPVSNGGYDGPPIPLGPDSLTWKYFGQWTGLFQGTWAGSMQNMHPQLGAAVKEHSIFFMERIPRLMRSIYPIGGVVFDGYRAPQTGAEVRDYHIGIKGVDEQGRRYSALNPDVFYWAHATFFKSTLLAAEKFGGGLTEADKRQLFDEHVQWYRMYGMSMRPVPKSWEEFEAYWDHMCRNVLENNWAAREVMDLSTMPKHPSMDWIPDWLWALNLKVMQRFLTFMTVALYDPPIRELMGYTWSPRQERLHGYFCKAVTLVSKYGPQRALMHPRKRSALDRASGRLPVDAPLVQTPARHLPPVAYRNDPHFYCPKTD; encoded by the coding sequence GTGACTCAAGACATGTCGGAAACCTGCCCCGCAGCCAGCGAAACGCCGATCGCGGCGGGCTGTCCCGTGAGCAACGGTGGCTACGACGGGCCACCGATTCCCCTCGGTCCCGACTCACTGACCTGGAAGTACTTCGGTCAATGGACGGGTCTGTTCCAGGGGACCTGGGCGGGTTCGATGCAGAACATGCACCCGCAGCTCGGTGCCGCCGTCAAGGAGCACTCCATCTTCTTCATGGAGCGCATCCCGCGTCTGATGCGGTCGATCTACCCGATCGGTGGCGTGGTGTTCGACGGCTACCGCGCCCCCCAGACCGGTGCCGAGGTCCGCGACTACCACATCGGCATCAAAGGCGTGGACGAACAGGGTCGCCGCTACAGCGCGCTGAACCCCGACGTCTTCTACTGGGCGCACGCGACCTTCTTCAAGTCGACCCTGCTGGCCGCCGAGAAATTCGGGGGCGGACTGACCGAGGCCGACAAGCGCCAGCTGTTCGACGAGCACGTCCAGTGGTACCGCATGTACGGCATGAGCATGCGCCCGGTACCCAAGAGCTGGGAAGAGTTCGAAGCGTACTGGGATCACATGTGCCGCAACGTCCTGGAGAACAACTGGGCGGCCCGTGAAGTCATGGACCTGTCGACCATGCCCAAACACCCGTCCATGGACTGGATTCCGGACTGGTTGTGGGCGCTGAACCTCAAAGTCATGCAGCGCTTCCTGACCTTCATGACCGTCGCCCTCTACGACCCGCCGATCCGCGAACTCATGGGCTACACCTGGAGCCCGCGCCAGGAGCGTCTGCACGGCTACTTCTGCAAGGCCGTCACGCTGGTCTCCAAGTACGGTCCGCAGCGTGCCCTGATGCACCCGCGCAAACGTTCGGCGCTGGACCGCGCCTCAGGCCGCCTCCCGGTGGACGCCCCCCTGGTGCAGACACCGGCGCGCCACCTGCCGCCGGTTGCGTACCGCAACGACCCGCACTTCTACTGCCCCAAGACCGACTGA